Proteins encoded by one window of Pseudomonas sp. PSKL.D1:
- a CDS encoding sigma-54 dependent transcriptional regulator: MHDTASLRRLLIVDPCDDCHRLLPGLESAGWDVHSCSLDLALEHRCDIGLLRLHESHLRHPDAVKDMIKRSNTEWIAVLDPEQLRTPNVGDFVCEWFFDFHTLPFDVSRVLVTLGRAFGMARLRGKGVAPVNGQEHELLGDSRPILELRKLLGKLAPTESPVLIRGESGTGKELVARTLHRQSQRREMPFIAINCGAIPEHLIQSELFGHEKGAFTGAHQRKVGRIEAAHGGTLFLDEIGDLPLELQANLLRFLQEKHIERVGSSQPIAVDVRVLAATHVDLEKAIEHGRFREDLYYRLNVLQVVTAPLRDRHGDLSMLANHFSHFYSLETGRRPRTFSDHALAAMGRHNWPGNVRELANRVRRGLVLAEGRQIEAQDLGLHVLEQEEQPLGTLEDYKHRAERQALCDVLDRHSNNMSIAAKVLGVSRPTFYRLLHKHQIR, encoded by the coding sequence ATGCACGATACCGCCTCCCTACGCCGCTTGCTCATCGTCGACCCTTGCGACGATTGCCACCGTCTACTGCCAGGCCTGGAAAGCGCCGGCTGGGATGTTCACAGCTGTAGCCTGGACCTGGCGCTGGAGCACCGTTGCGATATCGGGCTATTGCGCCTGCACGAGTCGCACTTGCGCCACCCCGACGCGGTCAAGGACATGATCAAACGCAGCAATACCGAGTGGATTGCCGTGCTTGACCCCGAACAGCTGCGCACGCCCAATGTGGGGGATTTTGTGTGCGAGTGGTTTTTCGACTTTCACACCTTGCCGTTCGACGTTTCCCGCGTGCTGGTGACGCTGGGGCGTGCCTTCGGCATGGCGCGGTTGCGCGGTAAAGGCGTTGCGCCGGTCAATGGCCAGGAACACGAACTGTTGGGTGACAGCCGGCCGATCCTTGAGCTGCGCAAGTTGCTGGGCAAGTTGGCGCCTACCGAGTCGCCGGTGTTGATTCGCGGGGAGAGCGGTACCGGCAAGGAACTGGTTGCCCGTACGTTGCACCGCCAATCCCAGCGCCGTGAGATGCCGTTCATTGCCATCAATTGCGGGGCGATACCTGAACACCTGATCCAGTCGGAACTGTTCGGGCATGAAAAGGGCGCATTTACCGGTGCGCATCAGCGCAAGGTCGGGCGTATCGAAGCGGCGCATGGTGGCACCTTGTTTCTTGACGAAATCGGCGACCTGCCGCTGGAGCTACAAGCCAACTTGCTGCGTTTTTTGCAGGAAAAGCACATTGAGCGGGTGGGCAGCAGCCAGCCGATAGCGGTGGATGTCAGGGTTTTGGCAGCCACCCACGTGGACCTCGAAAAGGCCATCGAGCACGGCCGCTTCCGTGAAGACCTTTACTACCGGCTGAACGTGCTGCAAGTGGTGACCGCGCCATTGCGTGATCGCCATGGTGACTTGTCGATGCTGGCCAACCACTTTTCCCACTTTTATAGCCTGGAAACCGGCCGCCGGCCGCGTACGTTCAGCGACCATGCGCTGGCTGCCATGGGCCGGCATAATTGGCCCGGCAACGTGCGCGAACTGGCCAACCGGGTACGGCGCGGGCTGGTGCTGGCGGAGGGGCGCCAGATCGAGGCTCAGGACCTTGGGCTGCATGTGCTGGAGCAGGAAGAGCAGCCGCTGGGCACCCTGGAAGACTACAAGCACCGGGCCGAGCGCCAAGCGCTGTGTGATGTGCTGGACCGGCACAGCAACAACATGAGCATTGCGGCCAAGGTGCTGGGGGTGTCACGGCCCACGTTCTATCGGTTGTTACACAAGCACCAGATTCGGTAA
- the cobN gene encoding cobaltochelatase subunit CobN has translation MHLLRTQPGGFVPDDSIADLGQTPAELVILCSGDSHLALLAETAEQLPDDYPSLRLANPMQVQNHASVDLYVDQVLRHAKVILVSLHGGVGYWRYGVEQLVELAARGVQLILVPGDDRPDPELTGLGNVRGEAAERLWHYLRQGGKANAVSLFHCLASQWLGRDYTWDEPQPLPRTTVYHPAKPSAVLEDWYGQWHPQQPVAPLLFYRSHLQAANTAFIDVFCERLQAAGLNPLPIAVASLKESACLEQVEHWLDEVGAEVLINTTGFALSSPERPNLRPFRRDIAVLQAICAQDNQPGWEASEQGLGARDLAMHIALPELDGRIITRPVSFKDMAWRSERSQSDVVCYRAHSERMDFVAELARRWVELARLPNEQKRVALVLANYPTRDGRIGNGVGLDTPAAALNILMALRDDGYPLGDLPATGTALIHQLLGGVTNDLDHLDQRPCAQSLSLADYQAAFNQLPAANRQAVLERWGPPEQDPMHRNGRLMVAGLRYGLTFVGIQPARGYQVDPSAVYHDPDLVPPHGYLAFHFWLRHAFAADAVIHVGKHGNLEWLPGKGVGLSNECWPDALLGPLPNIYPFIVNDPGEGAQAKRRTQAVIIDHLMPPLTRAETYGPLRHLEQLADEFYEAQMLDPRRARELQRDILELVKANHIDRELQLEGQLDDAAIWLPRLDTYLCDLKESQIRDGLHVFGQAPQGRLRIDTLLALLRVDRADGKGGNASLLRALAKALTPGFDPLDCDLGQPWPGPRPARLQAVNDAPWRTCGDTRERLELLALQVIEQALEGVLQLPAEVQWQPVQAVVDALLEHVAPNLDACGAAEMNGLLAALGGRFVPAGPSGAPSRGRLDVLPTGRNFYTVDVRNLPTTTAWRLGFASANLILERHLQDHGDHLRQLGLSVWGTATMRTGGDDIAQAMALMGVRPVWATGSQRVDDFEILPLSLLDRPRVDVTLRVSGFFRDAFGNLIRLFDAAVQAVAALDEPDDLNPLAARVRSERATLLAQGVASDQAARQAGWRVFGAKPGAYGAGVQNAIDGRLWHNRDDLAEVYLNHGGYAYGASDEGTPARAQFARRLSQVQAVLQNQDNHEHDLLDSNDYYQFQGGMLAASETLAGTAVASYHGDHSQADRPRIRTLKEELNRVIRARALNPKWIDGAKRHGYKGAFELAATVDNLFAFDATTHLIDDHHYQSLADAYVLDPATRDFMREHNPEALRDLTERLLEAQQRGLWEAPGDYRQALEEQLLDGEEQA, from the coding sequence ATGCACCTGCTGCGGACCCAGCCCGGCGGCTTTGTGCCGGACGACAGCATTGCCGACCTTGGCCAGACACCCGCCGAGCTGGTGATTCTCTGCAGCGGCGATTCGCACCTGGCGTTGCTCGCCGAAACGGCCGAGCAACTGCCGGACGATTACCCCAGCCTGCGCCTGGCCAACCCTATGCAGGTGCAGAACCATGCCTCGGTCGACCTGTATGTCGACCAGGTGCTGCGCCACGCCAAGGTCATTCTGGTGTCGTTGCACGGCGGCGTCGGTTACTGGCGCTATGGCGTTGAGCAACTGGTGGAATTGGCTGCCCGGGGCGTGCAACTGATCCTGGTGCCCGGTGACGACCGCCCCGATCCCGAGCTGACCGGCCTGGGTAACGTACGGGGCGAGGCGGCCGAACGCCTTTGGCATTACTTGCGCCAGGGCGGCAAGGCTAACGCTGTCAGCCTGTTCCATTGCCTGGCCAGCCAGTGGCTTGGCCGTGACTACACCTGGGACGAGCCGCAACCGCTGCCACGCACCACCGTGTATCACCCGGCCAAACCCAGCGCAGTGCTGGAAGATTGGTACGGGCAGTGGCACCCGCAACAGCCGGTGGCGCCGCTGCTGTTTTACCGTTCGCACCTGCAGGCAGCCAACACCGCCTTTATTGACGTGTTCTGCGAGCGTTTGCAGGCGGCCGGGCTGAACCCGCTGCCCATTGCCGTGGCCAGCCTGAAGGAAAGCGCCTGCCTGGAGCAAGTCGAACACTGGCTGGACGAGGTAGGTGCCGAGGTGCTGATCAACACCACCGGCTTTGCCCTGTCGAGCCCGGAGCGCCCCAACTTGCGCCCGTTCCGGCGGGACATTGCGGTGCTGCAGGCCATCTGCGCGCAGGACAACCAGCCCGGCTGGGAAGCCAGCGAGCAGGGCCTGGGCGCGCGGGACCTGGCCATGCACATTGCCCTGCCGGAACTCGACGGCCGCATCATCACCCGGCCGGTGAGCTTCAAGGACATGGCGTGGCGCAGCGAGCGCAGCCAGTCCGATGTGGTCTGCTACCGCGCCCACTCCGAGCGCATGGACTTTGTCGCCGAACTGGCCCGGCGCTGGGTGGAGCTCGCCCGCTTGCCCAACGAGCAAAAACGCGTGGCGCTGGTACTGGCCAACTACCCGACGCGTGATGGCCGCATCGGCAACGGGGTAGGGCTGGACACCCCGGCCGCTGCGCTCAACATCCTCATGGCATTGCGGGACGATGGCTATCCGTTGGGCGACCTGCCCGCCACCGGCACCGCGCTTATCCACCAGCTGCTGGGCGGTGTGACCAACGACCTCGATCACCTCGACCAGCGCCCCTGCGCCCAGAGCCTGAGCCTCGCCGATTACCAGGCGGCCTTTAACCAGTTGCCGGCGGCCAATCGCCAGGCGGTGCTGGAGCGTTGGGGGCCACCCGAGCAAGACCCGATGCACCGCAACGGCCGGCTGATGGTAGCGGGGCTGCGCTATGGCCTGACCTTCGTCGGCATCCAGCCGGCACGCGGCTATCAGGTCGACCCCAGCGCGGTGTACCACGACCCCGACCTGGTACCGCCCCACGGCTACCTGGCCTTCCATTTCTGGCTGCGTCACGCCTTTGCCGCCGATGCGGTGATCCATGTGGGCAAACACGGCAACCTCGAATGGCTGCCCGGCAAAGGGGTGGGCCTGTCGAATGAATGCTGGCCGGACGCCTTGCTGGGCCCGTTGCCGAACATCTACCCGTTCATCGTCAATGATCCGGGCGAGGGAGCCCAGGCCAAGCGTCGCACTCAGGCCGTGATCATCGACCACCTGATGCCGCCGCTGACCCGCGCCGAAACCTACGGCCCCTTGCGCCATCTGGAGCAGTTGGCCGACGAGTTCTACGAGGCGCAGATGCTCGACCCGCGCCGCGCCCGCGAGTTGCAGCGCGACATTCTGGAGTTGGTCAAGGCCAACCACATCGACCGCGAACTGCAACTGGAAGGCCAGCTGGACGACGCGGCCATCTGGCTGCCGCGTCTGGACACCTACCTGTGCGACCTCAAGGAGTCGCAGATTCGCGATGGCCTGCATGTGTTTGGCCAGGCCCCGCAAGGGCGCCTGCGCATCGACACGTTGCTGGCCTTGCTGCGGGTGGACCGTGCGGACGGCAAGGGCGGCAACGCCAGCCTGCTGCGGGCACTGGCCAAGGCATTGACGCCCGGGTTCGACCCGCTTGACTGCGACCTCGGCCAGCCATGGCCTGGCCCGCGCCCAGCCAGGTTGCAGGCAGTGAATGACGCACCGTGGCGCACGTGCGGCGACACCCGTGAGCGTTTGGAACTGCTCGCGCTGCAGGTGATCGAGCAGGCACTGGAAGGCGTCCTGCAGTTGCCCGCCGAGGTTCAATGGCAGCCGGTGCAGGCCGTGGTCGACGCGCTGCTTGAGCATGTGGCGCCGAACCTCGACGCGTGTGGCGCAGCCGAAATGAACGGCCTGTTGGCGGCGTTGGGCGGGCGCTTCGTGCCCGCCGGCCCCAGCGGCGCCCCCAGCCGTGGCCGGCTCGATGTGCTGCCCACAGGCCGCAATTTTTACACGGTCGATGTGCGTAATTTGCCCACCACTACGGCCTGGCGGCTGGGTTTTGCTTCGGCAAACCTGATTCTGGAGCGGCATCTGCAGGACCATGGCGACCACCTGCGCCAGCTTGGCCTGTCGGTGTGGGGCACGGCCACCATGCGTACCGGCGGCGATGACATTGCCCAGGCGATGGCCTTGATGGGCGTGCGGCCTGTCTGGGCAACTGGCAGCCAGCGTGTTGACGATTTCGAGATCTTGCCGTTGAGCCTGCTGGACCGCCCGCGGGTCGACGTGACCCTGCGCGTGTCGGGCTTTTTCCGCGACGCCTTTGGCAACCTGATCCGGCTGTTTGACGCCGCCGTGCAGGCCGTGGCGGCACTGGACGAGCCGGACGATCTCAACCCGCTGGCTGCCCGCGTGCGCAGCGAACGTGCCACATTGCTGGCACAGGGCGTGGCCAGTGACCAGGCGGCGCGCCAGGCAGGCTGGCGGGTGTTCGGCGCCAAACCGGGCGCCTATGGCGCCGGCGTGCAGAACGCCATCGATGGCCGCCTGTGGCACAACCGCGACGACCTGGCCGAGGTGTACCTGAACCACGGCGGCTACGCCTACGGTGCCAGCGATGAAGGCACCCCGGCACGTGCCCAGTTTGCCCGGCGCCTGAGCCAGGTGCAGGCCGTGCTGCAGAACCAGGACAATCACGAGCACGACCTGCTTGACTCCAACGATTACTACCAGTTTCAGGGCGGCATGCTGGCGGCGTCGGAAACCTTGGCCGGCACAGCGGTGGCCAGTTACCACGGCGACCACAGCCAGGCCGACCGGCCACGTATCCGCACCCTGAAGGAAGAGCTTAACCGCGTGATCCGGGCCCGAGCGCTGAACCCCAAATGGATCGACGGGGCGAAACGCCATGGCTACAAAGGTGCGTTCGAACTGGCGGCGACCGTCGACAACCTGTTCGCCTTCGACGCCACCACGCACCTGATCGACGACCATCATTACCAGTCGCTGGCCGACGCTTACGTGCTCGACCCGGCGACCCGCGATTTCATGCGCGAGCACAACCCCGAGGCCCTGCGCGACCTCACCGAGCGCTTGCTGGAGGCCCAGCAGCGCGGGCTGTGGGAAGCGCCTGGCGATTATCGCCAGGCCCTGGAGGAGCAACTGCTCGACGGCGAGGAACAGGCTTGA
- a CDS encoding LTA synthase family protein translates to MKNLFGHPHARLVALATLVLLIPLVARALLGWSNPFGYLSDLALGSLLLVLLHRARWWLALPVLLAGAALWLASAELVSAVGRLPTSADLGYLFDPQFMENSTGGGLAHPWLPGLMACGLVAWLLSVWHGRANKPAPLPRKVLALPAALFALHWGAQQWLPSEAEQWRQYNLQHQLLSAGLNTLQHTAMDWAGQTRPVSPLPSAGLTQSDLHGQKLLGAPGSARNLLVITLEGIPGAYLSPNRQALHSRFDESLMPNLSRWAERGMNTPDYVLHTHQTIRGLYAMLCGDYDKLANGTPKGMELLTQQQRNQACLPAQLRQAGFTTHYLQGAGLRFMAKDRIMPHIGFDAVHGLEWFSNENYLEFPWGKDDRAFFEGALDYVGQLRQQGQPWMLTLLTVGTHQPYSAPAEYLERYDTAKQAAVAYLDDAVGAFLDNLERQGVLQDTLVVVTSDESHGIDGVRLASSWGFNLTLAPEQAQLPRIKQGTYGHVDLATSLLDYFALPIPVALAGRSLYREYDSGREMVSFTNGMLRYHNGQGVLAECDFQQRCRRYESKGFIADQAKYLGTGDSTLGPQVAALAGVLDQSLLQTPLNLRYQFGGPSAIQLQARIRDDWADNLIGAQYLEMPQGSHTRVRVKVRALDPRQAAYIQLKAKEMEQDVPLGLPEEVRVTADKPLEMEFGFDNPTVRKAFSFHLLGYGGGEVEVSDFSVITALPGEEEPTEEMADGHIAQSS, encoded by the coding sequence GTGAAGAACCTGTTCGGCCACCCACACGCCCGGCTCGTTGCCTTGGCAACACTGGTCTTGCTGATACCGCTGGTTGCGCGTGCGCTGCTGGGGTGGTCCAACCCGTTCGGCTACCTGTCCGACCTCGCACTCGGCAGCCTGTTGCTGGTGCTCTTGCACCGCGCGCGCTGGTGGCTGGCCCTGCCCGTGTTGCTGGCCGGCGCTGCGTTGTGGCTGGCATCCGCCGAGCTGGTGAGCGCGGTTGGCCGGCTGCCGACCAGTGCCGACCTCGGTTACCTGTTCGACCCACAGTTCATGGAAAATTCCACCGGCGGTGGTCTGGCTCACCCGTGGCTGCCCGGGTTGATGGCCTGTGGCCTGGTTGCCTGGCTGTTGAGCGTGTGGCATGGCCGAGCCAACAAGCCCGCCCCCCTGCCGCGCAAGGTGCTGGCGTTACCCGCCGCGCTGTTCGCCCTGCACTGGGGCGCCCAGCAATGGCTGCCCTCCGAAGCGGAACAATGGCGGCAGTACAACCTGCAACACCAGCTGCTGTCCGCTGGCCTGAACACCCTGCAGCACACGGCAATGGACTGGGCCGGCCAAACCCGGCCCGTCTCCCCGCTGCCCAGTGCCGGCCTGACCCAATCTGACTTGCATGGCCAGAAACTGCTGGGCGCCCCCGGCAGTGCCCGCAACCTGCTGGTGATCACGCTCGAAGGCATCCCTGGCGCCTATCTGAGCCCTAACCGTCAGGCCCTGCACAGCCGTTTTGACGAATCGCTCATGCCCAACCTTAGCCGCTGGGCCGAACGCGGCATGAACACGCCAGATTACGTGCTGCACACCCATCAGACCATCCGCGGCCTGTATGCCATGCTCTGCGGCGACTATGACAAGCTGGCCAACGGCACCCCAAAAGGCATGGAGCTGCTGACCCAGCAGCAGCGCAACCAGGCCTGCCTGCCCGCCCAGTTGCGCCAGGCCGGCTTCACCACGCATTACCTGCAAGGCGCCGGCCTGCGCTTCATGGCCAAGGACCGCATCATGCCGCACATCGGCTTTGATGCGGTGCATGGCCTGGAATGGTTCAGCAACGAAAACTACCTGGAGTTCCCCTGGGGCAAGGATGACCGGGCGTTCTTCGAGGGCGCGCTGGACTACGTGGGCCAACTGCGCCAGCAAGGCCAGCCCTGGATGCTCACCCTGCTCACCGTCGGCACCCACCAGCCTTATTCCGCGCCTGCCGAGTACCTTGAACGCTACGACACCGCCAAACAGGCTGCCGTGGCCTATCTGGACGACGCCGTCGGCGCATTCCTCGACAACCTTGAGCGCCAAGGTGTGCTTCAGGACACGCTGGTAGTCGTGACCTCTGACGAATCCCATGGCATCGACGGGGTACGGCTGGCATCCTCGTGGGGCTTCAACCTCACGCTGGCACCTGAGCAAGCGCAACTGCCCCGCATCAAGCAAGGCACCTACGGCCACGTTGACCTGGCCACCTCCCTGCTCGACTACTTCGCCCTGCCCATCCCGGTGGCACTCGCCGGGCGCTCGCTGTACCGCGAGTACGACAGCGGGCGCGAGATGGTGTCGTTCACCAATGGCATGCTGCGCTACCACAACGGCCAGGGCGTGCTGGCGGAATGTGACTTCCAGCAACGTTGCCGGCGGTACGAGAGCAAGGGGTTCATCGCCGACCAGGCCAAGTACCTTGGCACGGGGGACTCAACCCTCGGCCCGCAAGTCGCAGCGCTCGCCGGGGTGCTCGATCAGTCATTGCTGCAAACCCCGCTCAACCTGCGCTACCAGTTTGGCGGGCCGTCGGCCATCCAGCTGCAGGCGCGCATTCGCGATGACTGGGCAGACAACCTGATCGGCGCCCAGTACCTGGAAATGCCGCAAGGCTCGCACACCCGCGTGCGCGTCAAGGTACGTGCGCTGGACCCGCGGCAAGCGGCCTACATTCAGCTCAAGGCCAAGGAAATGGAACAGGATGTGCCGCTGGGGTTACCCGAGGAAGTGCGGGTAACGGCGGATAAGCCGCTGGAGATGGAGTTCGGTTTCGACAACCCGACCGTGCGCAAGGCGTTTTCCTTCCATTTGCTGGGGTATGGCGGGGGTGAAGTGGAAGTCAGTGACTTCAGCGTGATCACAGCGTTGCCGGGCGAAGAAGAGCCGACCGAGGAAATGGCTGACGGGCATATCGCACAATCAAGTTGA
- a CDS encoding ATP-binding protein, which yields MSEPVQFPLAAVVGADELKLALCLTAIDPKIGGVLIEGPRGMAKSTLARGLADLLGEGPFVTLPLGASEERLIGTLDLDAALGQGKAQFSPGVLAQADGGVLYVDEVNLLPDALVDLLLDVAASGTNRIERDGISHRHSARFVLIGTMNPEEGELRPQLLDRFGLNVVLEGLPAPEARQQIIRRRLAFDTDPQAFCEQWAAAQAELRERCQAGRQRLAGIALDDQALAWITERCFAAGVDGLRADLVWLRAARAHCAWRGGQAIEQGDVEAVAEFALRHRRRVPPAADTPQAPPPATAGGAQDQGGQGNWGEMPAQPTGSGARREVPNWAKKP from the coding sequence ATGAGTGAACCCGTGCAATTTCCACTGGCGGCCGTGGTGGGCGCCGACGAGCTCAAGCTCGCCCTGTGCCTGACGGCCATCGACCCGAAAATTGGCGGCGTGCTGATCGAAGGCCCCCGTGGCATGGCCAAAAGTACCTTGGCGCGGGGCTTGGCCGACCTGCTGGGCGAAGGGCCTTTCGTGACGCTGCCGCTTGGCGCCAGTGAAGAGCGCCTGATAGGCACGCTCGACCTTGACGCCGCGCTCGGGCAAGGCAAGGCACAGTTTTCGCCCGGCGTGTTGGCCCAGGCCGATGGCGGCGTACTGTATGTCGACGAGGTCAATCTGTTGCCCGACGCGCTGGTTGACCTGCTGCTGGACGTGGCTGCCAGCGGCACCAACCGCATCGAGCGTGACGGGATTTCACACCGCCACAGCGCCCGTTTCGTGCTGATCGGTACCATGAACCCCGAAGAAGGCGAACTGCGCCCGCAACTGCTCGACCGTTTTGGCCTGAACGTTGTACTTGAAGGTTTGCCAGCACCCGAAGCGCGCCAGCAGATCATTCGCCGGCGGCTGGCGTTCGACACCGACCCGCAGGCCTTTTGCGAACAGTGGGCTGCGGCCCAGGCTGAGCTGCGTGAACGCTGCCAGGCTGGCCGGCAAAGGCTGGCCGGTATCGCGCTGGACGACCAGGCTCTGGCCTGGATCACCGAGCGCTGCTTTGCCGCGGGCGTCGATGGGCTGCGTGCCGACCTGGTCTGGCTGCGCGCAGCCAGGGCACATTGCGCCTGGCGCGGCGGGCAGGCGATTGAGCAGGGCGATGTCGAGGCGGTGGCTGAGTTTGCCTTGCGCCACCGGCGTCGCGTACCGCCAGCTGCCGACACACCGCAGGCACCGCCGCCCGCTACAGCCGGTGGCGCACAGGATCAGGGCGGGCAGGGGAACTGGGGCGAAATGCCAGCGCAACCCACAGGCAGCGGCGCCCGGCGCGAGGTGCCGAACTGGGCAAAAAAGCCCTGA
- a CDS encoding vWA domain-containing protein, giving the protein MPRAGKLTGNRSGRTRKAASGKVAWLPTLLKGRPKGREDLRWQQRQGQPPALWLVIVDASASTRRHQALAETKGLLGELFDLAYRQRARLALMTASGAAPRWQRHGLKASAALQPWLHALGAGGGTPLLAGIEQARCWLQARQKAHPQEPQRCLVFTDGRLQRWNAVAPLPCATLLVDMELAPVRIGRARQLAEQLGAEYQHLQQFKLKQ; this is encoded by the coding sequence ATGCCCCGTGCTGGCAAGCTGACCGGAAACCGCTCTGGGCGCACGCGCAAGGCCGCTTCGGGTAAGGTCGCCTGGCTGCCGACCTTACTCAAAGGGCGGCCGAAAGGGCGTGAGGACCTGCGTTGGCAGCAGCGGCAGGGGCAGCCCCCAGCATTGTGGCTGGTGATCGTGGATGCGTCGGCATCAACCCGGCGCCATCAGGCGTTGGCTGAAACCAAAGGCCTGCTCGGCGAACTGTTTGACTTGGCGTACCGCCAGCGGGCAAGGCTTGCCTTGATGACCGCCAGCGGTGCGGCGCCACGCTGGCAACGGCATGGTTTGAAGGCCTCGGCGGCGCTTCAGCCCTGGCTGCACGCCTTGGGGGCTGGCGGCGGTACACCCTTGCTGGCGGGCATCGAGCAGGCCCGGTGCTGGCTGCAGGCGCGTCAGAAAGCGCACCCTCAAGAGCCACAACGGTGCCTGGTGTTTACCGATGGCCGCTTGCAGCGCTGGAATGCGGTTGCACCCCTGCCGTGCGCCACGCTGTTGGTCGACATGGAATTGGCGCCGGTTCGAATCGGCCGGGCGCGGCAATTGGCTGAACAATTAGGCGCCGAGTATCAGCACCTGCAACAGTTCAAGCTAAAACAATAA
- the cobW gene encoding cobalamin biosynthesis protein CobW, whose amino-acid sequence MKTLAKLPVTIVTGFLGSGKTTLLRHMLDNAQGRRIAVIVNEFGELGIDGEILKQCSIGCTEEEASGRVYELANGCLCCTVQEEFFPVMRELVARRGDLDHILIETSGLALPKPLVQAFQWPEIRNACTVDAVITVVDSPAVAAGTFAAYPDQVDAQRKLDPNLDHESPLHELFADQLASADLVVLNKADLIDAEGLAKVRAEVAEELPPAVKVIEASSGKLPLEVLLGLGAESEAHIDGRRTHHDSHHDGDDHDDHDHDAFDSISIDLPEADESLLLDALTQLVVEFGILRAKGFAAIPGKPMRLLVQGVGTRFDKHFDRAWRPDEPRITRLVLIGQDLDAAQLEARLRQALGA is encoded by the coding sequence ATGAAAACACTGGCCAAACTCCCCGTCACCATCGTTACCGGCTTCCTCGGTTCGGGCAAAACCACCTTGCTGCGCCATATGCTCGACAACGCCCAGGGCCGCCGCATCGCGGTCATCGTCAACGAGTTCGGCGAACTCGGCATCGACGGCGAAATCCTCAAACAGTGCAGCATCGGCTGCACCGAAGAAGAAGCCAGCGGCCGCGTGTACGAGCTGGCCAATGGCTGCCTGTGCTGCACCGTGCAGGAAGAATTCTTCCCGGTGATGCGCGAACTCGTCGCCCGCCGTGGCGATTTGGACCACATTCTGATCGAAACCAGCGGCCTGGCCCTGCCCAAGCCCCTGGTACAAGCCTTCCAGTGGCCCGAAATCCGCAATGCCTGCACCGTCGACGCGGTGATCACCGTGGTCGACAGCCCGGCCGTGGCTGCCGGCACCTTCGCCGCCTACCCGGACCAGGTCGATGCCCAGCGTAAACTCGACCCCAACCTGGACCACGAGTCGCCACTGCACGAACTGTTCGCCGACCAACTGGCCAGCGCCGACCTGGTGGTGTTGAACAAGGCCGACCTGATCGACGCCGAAGGCCTGGCCAAGGTGCGCGCCGAAGTGGCAGAAGAACTGCCCCCGGCGGTTAAAGTGATCGAGGCCAGCAGCGGCAAGCTGCCCCTGGAGGTGCTGCTGGGCCTGGGCGCGGAATCGGAAGCCCACATTGACGGCCGCCGCACGCACCACGACTCGCACCACGATGGCGATGACCATGACGACCATGACCACGACGCCTTCGATTCCATCTCCATCGACCTGCCCGAGGCCGATGAAAGCCTGCTGCTCGACGCCCTGACTCAGCTGGTTGTGGAGTTCGGCATCCTGCGTGCAAAAGGCTTCGCAGCCATCCCCGGCAAGCCGATGCGCCTGCTGGTACAGGGTGTGGGCACGCGTTTCGACAAGCACTTCGACCGCGCCTGGCGCCCTGACGAGCCGCGTATCACCCGCCTGGTGCTGATCGGCCAGGACCTGGACGCCGCCCAACTGGAAGCGCGCCTGCGCCAAGCCCTGGGCGCCTGA